From a single Brassica napus cultivar Da-Ae chromosome C9, Da-Ae, whole genome shotgun sequence genomic region:
- the LOC106430349 gene encoding protein RALF-like 9 gives MGMSESIKVIVSLFLVVLLALAATQTESRYINYHALHGDHSLICDKAHPSTCKKEEANPYTRGCEKIDRCRGQSLGPKM, from the coding sequence atgggGATGTCTGAAAGTATCAAGGTTattgtctctctctttcttgtgGTGTTATTGGCTCTTGCAGCAACCCAGACAGAGTCAAGATACATAAATTATCATGCCCTTCATGGAGACCACAGTTTGATTTGTGATAAAGCGCACCCAAGCACCTGCAAGAAGGAAGAAGCCAATCCTTATACCAGAGGATGCGAGAAAATCGATCGTTGTCGTGGTCAATCTCTAGGCCCAAAAATGTGA
- the LOC106373079 gene encoding protein RALF-like 9, protein MGMSESIKVIVSLFLVVLLALAATQTESRYINYHALHGDHSLICDKANPSTCKKEEANPYTRGCEKIDRCRGQSLGPKM, encoded by the coding sequence atgggGATGTCTGAAAGTATCAAGGTTattgtctctctctttcttgtgGTGTTATTGGCTCTTGCAGCAACTCAGACAGAGTCAAGATACATAAATTATCATGCCCTTCATGGAGATCACAGTTTGATTTGTGATAAAGCGAACCCAAGCACCTGCAAGAAGGAAGAAGCCAATCCTTATACCAGAGGATGCGAGAAAATCGATCGTTGTCGTGGTCAATCTCTAGGCCCAAAAATGTGA
- the LOC106394853 gene encoding protein RALF-like 9, protein MGMSESIKVIVSLFLVVLLALAATQTESRYINYHALHGDHSLICDKANPSTCKKEEANPYTRGCEIIDRCRGQSLGPKM, encoded by the coding sequence atgggGATGTCTGAAAGTATCAAGGTTattgtctctctctttcttgtgGTGTTATTGGCTCTTGCAGCAACTCAGACAGAGTCAAGATACATAAATTATCATGCCCTTCATGGAGATCACAGTTTGATTTGTGATAAAGCGAACCCAAGCACCTGCAAGAAGGAAGAAGCCAATCCTTATACCAGAGGATGCGAGATAATCGATCGTTGTCGTGGTCAATCTCTAGGCCCAAAAATGTGA